A portion of the Misgurnus anguillicaudatus chromosome 16, ASM2758022v2, whole genome shotgun sequence genome contains these proteins:
- the LOC129422765 gene encoding uncharacterized protein, whose amino-acid sequence MLIIFGLMLVLLQTVSCVDQICSFNQTETCYAALGDKLSLQMIQDIHISNLNIKKEERLIYKKQKERIFLSDLFNRSDVIISDSTVIINSVTRAYSGNYTLQLYDLQGTLKSTTDLQVNVEAPVASVNVLAECISKEWVVSCSSEGDSLFFNWSLNGQPLAQGNKTINLDGKIFGNIICSVKNHISHGEKSTTVTYCPGTTTASVTTHLTPALTNSTSVGTSLSASNLTRTQKPGLFSPLNLTQTEIIGMGSSIVILIVLVITVCYIYKKKQAKSAAADGGTELVYADINHDKLNRDNKPTKTEMSSAADVEYAEVASQRKTKKKKGKEDEVQYGEVSFTPAGRNVQKQHTEQDECVYSQIYQKK is encoded by the exons ATGCTGATTATCTTTGGACTGATGCTGGTGCTGCTACAGACTGTCTCAT GTGTGGATCAGATCTGCAGTTTTAATCAGACAGAAACCTGTTATGCAGCTCTGGGAGACAAACTCTCTCTACAGATGATTCAGGATATTCATATATCTAATCTAAATATAAAGAAAGAAGAGcgtttaatttataaaaaacagaaagAGAGAATCTTTCTATCCGATCTCTTTAACAGATCTGATGTTATCATCAGTGATAGCACTGTGATTATAAACAGTGTGACCAGAGCATATTCAGGGAACTACACATTACAGCTTTATGACTTACAGGGCACACTAAAATCTACTACAGATCTTCAAGTGAATGTTGAAG CTCCTGTTGCCtctgtgaatgtgttagccGAATGCATCAGTAAGGAGTGGGTGGTGTCCTGCTCATCTGAGGGGGATTCACTCTTCTTCAACTGGAGTCTGAATGGACAACCACTAGCACAAGGAAATAAGACCATTAATCTGGATGGGAAAATTTTTGGAAACATCATCTGCAGCGTGAAGAACCACATCAGTCATGGAGAGAAGAGCACCACTGTAACCTATTGTCCCG GAACAACTACTGCATCTGTGACCACACATCTGACCCCTGCGCTGACCAATAGCACATCAGTCGGTACGAGTCTCTCTGCTAGTAATCTCACCCGCACACAGAAACCTGGACTGTTTTCACCACTGAACT tgacacaaacagaaattaTTGGAATGGGTTCTTCAATTGTTATTCTTATTGTGCTGGTCATCACAGTTTGTTACATTTACAAGAAGAAACAAGCTAAGTCAGCAGCAG CTGATGGTGGGACAGAACTCGTCTACGCTGACATCAATCATGACAAACTCAACAGAGACAATAAACCTACGAAAACAG AGATGAGTTCAGCTGCAGATGTTGAATATGCTGAGGTCGCATCTCAGAGAAAGACTAAAAAGAAGAAGGGGAAGGAAGATGAGGTTCAGTATGGTGAGGTGTCATTCACTCCGGCCGGTCGCAACGTTCAGAAACAACATACGGAGCAGGATGAGTGTGTCTACTCTCAGATATACCAAAAGAAATGA